From Methanoculleus oceani, a single genomic window includes:
- the hisF gene encoding imidazole glycerol phosphate synthase subunit HisF, with protein sequence MVLTKRIIPCLDLKDGRVVKGTHFVGLRDAGDPVELAQRYNEQGADEVVFLDITATRENRGTIIDVVQRAADQLFLPLTVGGGIRTIDDMKLILRAGADKVSINSSAVQNPDLISRGAERFGTQCIVVAVDVRRNYEMTPEKTPVALADGRECWYEVVTHGGSRPTGLDAIAWAGEAEERGAGEILLTSMETDGTKEGFDIPVTRAISEGVGIPVVASGGVGTLEHFYDGFTEGKADACLAASVFHYGEFTVRQVKEYLAGRGIPVRL encoded by the coding sequence ATGGTTCTGACCAAGCGGATCATCCCCTGCCTGGACCTCAAGGACGGGCGGGTAGTCAAGGGCACGCACTTCGTCGGCCTGCGCGACGCGGGCGACCCGGTCGAGCTCGCCCAGCGCTACAACGAGCAGGGTGCGGACGAGGTGGTCTTCCTCGATATCACCGCCACCAGGGAGAACCGGGGCACCATCATCGACGTCGTGCAGCGTGCTGCCGACCAGCTCTTCCTCCCGCTCACCGTCGGCGGCGGTATCCGGACGATCGACGACATGAAACTGATCCTCAGGGCGGGTGCGGACAAAGTGAGCATCAACTCAAGCGCCGTCCAGAATCCGGACCTGATCTCGCGGGGCGCAGAAAGGTTCGGCACCCAGTGCATCGTCGTCGCTGTCGATGTCCGGCGGAACTACGAGATGACACCGGAAAAGACCCCCGTCGCCCTCGCCGACGGCCGGGAGTGCTGGTATGAGGTCGTGACCCACGGCGGGAGCAGACCGACGGGGCTTGACGCGATTGCCTGGGCAGGAGAGGCCGAGGAACGCGGGGCGGGCGAGATCCTGCTCACCAGCATGGAGACCGACGGGACGAAAGAGGGGTTCGATATCCCCGTCACCAGGGCGATCTCTGAGGGGGTCGGCATCCCGGTGGTCGCGAGCGGCGGCGTGGGCACGCTCGAGCACTTCTACGACGGGTTTACAGAAGGGAAGGCCGACGCCTGCCTCGCGGCAAGCGTCTTCCACTATGGTGAGTTCACCGTTCGCCAGGTCAAGGAGTACCTGGCGGGACGGGGTATCCCGGTACGGCTGTAA
- a CDS encoding ABC transporter permease, which yields MDLIRSLPEREASLSGIRTRSPRVVLTLLIAVLVALFLLFVTLPVASLFLRISPEAFLRSLAEPVVLDALSLSLVTATVSTAIVVIFGTPLALVNARHDYPGRALVDTLTDLPIVLPPAVAGIALLMAFGRRGVVGQYLDVFGISIAFTTVAVIFAQVFVASPFYIRQARASFEAVDRIYEDAARTLGASPMTVALRVTIPLACGGLISGAILSFARALGEFGATIMFAGNFQGRTQTMPLAIYTTMQGDLSAAISLAIILVVISFAVIAAVKIITRRSL from the coding sequence ATGGATTTGATCCGATCCCTGCCTGAGCGTGAGGCGTCACTCTCCGGCATCCGGACGCGATCCCCGAGGGTGGTACTCACCCTCCTCATCGCCGTCCTCGTCGCCCTCTTCCTCCTCTTCGTCACGCTGCCGGTCGCCTCGCTCTTCCTGCGCATATCACCGGAGGCGTTCCTCCGCTCGCTCGCCGAACCGGTGGTGCTCGACGCTCTCTCCCTCTCGCTCGTCACCGCGACGGTGAGCACGGCGATCGTGGTCATCTTCGGGACGCCGCTCGCCCTGGTGAATGCCCGGCACGACTACCCGGGGAGGGCGCTTGTCGATACCCTCACCGACCTCCCCATCGTCCTGCCGCCGGCGGTGGCGGGCATTGCGCTCCTGATGGCTTTCGGCCGCCGGGGCGTGGTCGGGCAGTACCTCGACGTGTTCGGCATCTCCATCGCCTTCACCACGGTCGCGGTGATCTTCGCACAGGTCTTCGTGGCCTCGCCGTTCTACATCCGGCAGGCGAGGGCGAGTTTCGAGGCGGTCGACCGCATCTACGAGGATGCGGCGCGGACGCTCGGGGCATCTCCCATGACCGTCGCCCTCCGGGTCACCATCCCGCTTGCGTGCGGCGGGCTCATCTCCGGGGCGATACTCTCGTTCGCCCGGGCGCTCGGGGAGTTCGGCGCCACGATCATGTTTGCCGGGAACTTCCAGGGCCGGACGCAGACGATGCCGCTTGCCATCTATACGACCATGCAGGGCGATCTATCCGCCGCGATCAGCCTCGCGATCATCCTCGTCGTGATATCGTTTGCGGTGATTGCCGCGGTGAAGATCATCACCCGGCGGAGTCTCTGA
- the pheT gene encoding phenylalanine--tRNA ligase subunit beta, whose translation MAIITLPYRYLERLTGTDRQTIIDRIPMIGADIERIEEDHVDVELFPDRPDLYSPEGVARAMRGFLGMEEGLPAYTVRPSGITFSVDPGLADIRPFLGSAVIRNVNLDEEGIESLMALQEALHWAVGRGRGKVAIGVHDLDAVTPPFRYIASPRDRSFVPLDFEREMTMEEILVDHPKGQDYARLVEDFPRFPLIVDADDRVLSFPPIINGELTRVTTATKSILLDCTGTDRRAVMTATNIICTALAEAGATIETVEVEGEEMPTLAPAERVVSVAECASLLGLPLTAEEMTRLLRRMRFGAEPDGESRVRVLVPCYRADILHDWDVFEDVAIAYGFENFDSALPATSTVAEEHPITAVAGAVRSVMTGLGYLEVIPFTLTNERVLYANMQRDPSPGTLRLLHPISEEQTVVRTDLLPLLMEMLLSNKHRELPQRLFAVGDVVEACVTFQKVAAVSIHPAADFSEAYAAADVLCRELSLAYTVAESADPAFLDGRRADIIVDGKIVGVFGEIHPAVLTAFDLEHSVAAFALDLTAVPGYPVPPGTP comes from the coding sequence ATGGCGATAATCACGTTACCCTACCGGTACCTGGAGCGGCTGACCGGGACCGACCGGCAGACGATCATCGACCGCATTCCGATGATCGGGGCCGACATCGAACGGATCGAGGAAGACCACGTGGACGTCGAGTTATTCCCGGACCGGCCGGACCTTTACTCGCCTGAGGGCGTCGCGCGGGCGATGCGCGGGTTCCTCGGGATGGAGGAGGGCCTCCCGGCCTACACCGTCCGCCCCTCCGGGATCACCTTCTCGGTCGACCCGGGCCTCGCCGATATCCGGCCGTTCCTCGGCTCGGCGGTGATCCGGAACGTCAATCTCGACGAGGAGGGGATCGAGAGCCTGATGGCCCTCCAGGAGGCCCTCCACTGGGCGGTCGGGCGCGGACGGGGCAAGGTGGCGATCGGCGTCCACGATCTCGACGCGGTGACGCCGCCGTTCCGCTACATCGCCTCGCCCCGCGACCGGTCATTCGTCCCGCTGGACTTCGAGCGGGAGATGACCATGGAGGAGATCCTCGTCGACCACCCGAAGGGCCAGGACTACGCCCGCCTGGTTGAGGATTTCCCCCGGTTCCCGCTGATCGTCGATGCCGATGACCGGGTGCTCTCCTTCCCGCCCATCATCAACGGGGAGCTGACGAGGGTCACGACGGCTACGAAGAGCATCCTGCTCGACTGCACCGGCACCGACAGGAGAGCGGTGATGACGGCGACAAACATCATCTGTACGGCGCTCGCCGAGGCCGGCGCGACGATTGAGACGGTGGAGGTCGAGGGAGAGGAGATGCCGACGCTTGCCCCCGCGGAGCGGGTTGTCTCGGTCGCGGAGTGTGCCTCCCTCCTCGGCCTCCCCCTGACGGCAGAGGAGATGACACGGCTCCTTCGCCGGATGCGGTTCGGGGCCGAGCCCGACGGCGAATCCCGGGTCCGGGTTCTCGTCCCCTGCTACCGTGCGGACATCCTCCACGACTGGGACGTCTTTGAGGACGTGGCGATCGCCTACGGCTTCGAGAACTTTGATTCCGCCCTCCCGGCAACCTCCACGGTCGCAGAGGAGCATCCGATCACCGCCGTCGCGGGGGCGGTCCGGTCGGTGATGACCGGCCTCGGGTACCTCGAGGTGATCCCGTTCACCCTCACTAACGAGCGGGTGCTGTATGCGAACATGCAGCGGGACCCCTCTCCCGGGACCCTGCGGCTCCTCCACCCGATCAGCGAGGAGCAGACGGTGGTGCGAACCGACCTCCTCCCCCTGCTGATGGAGATGCTTCTATCGAACAAACACCGCGAGCTCCCGCAGCGGCTCTTTGCGGTGGGCGACGTGGTGGAGGCCTGCGTCACCTTCCAGAAGGTCGCGGCAGTCAGCATCCACCCGGCGGCCGACTTCTCGGAGGCATACGCGGCGGCGGACGTCCTCTGCCGGGAGCTCTCGCTCGCCTACACGGTCGCCGAGTCGGCCGACCCGGCGTTCCTCGACGGTCGCCGTGCCGATATCATCGTCGATGGGAAAATAGTCGGAGTATTTGGAGAGATCCACCCGGCCGTCCTGACCGCGTTCGACCTCGAGCATTCGGTCGCGGCGTTCGCGCTCGACCTTACAGCCGTACCGGGATACCCCGTCCCGCCAGGTACTCCTTGA
- a CDS encoding adenosylhomocysteinase encodes MESGDLKIAWARQYMPVLSSIRKRFVEEKPFSGMTVGMALHVEAKTAVLVETLAAGGAEVHITGCNPLSTQDDVSMALNTRDGIHSYARRGAGVEEYYAAIDRVLDARPAITIDDGMDLIFRIHTERREVLDSVIGGCEETTTGIHRLRAMARDGALRFPVVAVNDTPMKHFFDNVHGTGESSLASIMITTNVLIAGKRFVVAGYGYCGRGLAQKARSLGARVIVTEIDPRRALQAHMDGFDVMTMGEAAPLGDIFVTTTGNASIITERHFLNLKDGAILANAGHFNVEIDVEWLESHADSVVRRDGIDTYLLDRKAVHVLAEGRLVNLATPKGMGHPVEVMDLSFAVQALSAEFIAKHGRELAPGVHDVPSAIDEAVARLKLASLGLSIDRLTPEQETYMSSWTIGT; translated from the coding sequence ATGGAGTCAGGAGATCTCAAAATTGCGTGGGCGCGGCAGTACATGCCGGTACTCTCGTCCATTCGGAAGCGTTTTGTCGAGGAGAAGCCGTTCTCCGGCATGACCGTCGGCATGGCCCTGCACGTCGAGGCGAAGACTGCGGTGCTGGTCGAGACCCTGGCGGCAGGCGGCGCCGAGGTGCACATCACGGGGTGCAACCCCCTCTCGACCCAGGACGACGTATCGATGGCGCTCAACACCCGTGATGGAATTCACTCCTATGCCCGCCGGGGGGCCGGCGTCGAGGAGTACTACGCGGCCATCGACCGGGTGCTCGACGCCCGGCCTGCGATCACCATCGACGACGGCATGGACTTGATCTTCCGCATCCACACCGAGCGGCGGGAGGTGCTGGACTCGGTCATCGGCGGGTGCGAGGAGACCACGACCGGCATCCACAGGCTCCGCGCGATGGCGCGGGACGGGGCGCTCAGGTTCCCGGTCGTCGCCGTCAATGATACCCCGATGAAGCACTTCTTCGACAACGTCCACGGCACCGGGGAGAGTTCGCTTGCGTCGATCATGATCACGACAAACGTCCTCATCGCCGGAAAAAGGTTCGTTGTTGCCGGCTACGGTTACTGCGGCCGGGGACTTGCACAGAAGGCCCGGAGCCTCGGCGCCCGCGTCATCGTGACCGAGATCGACCCGAGAAGGGCGTTACAGGCACACATGGACGGGTTCGACGTCATGACGATGGGCGAGGCGGCCCCCCTCGGCGACATCTTCGTCACCACCACCGGCAATGCGAGCATCATCACGGAGCGGCACTTCCTGAACCTGAAGGACGGGGCCATCCTTGCGAACGCCGGCCACTTCAACGTGGAGATCGATGTCGAATGGCTCGAATCGCACGCGGACTCCGTCGTCCGCCGGGACGGCATCGATACCTACCTGCTCGACAGGAAGGCCGTCCACGTCCTCGCCGAAGGAAGGCTCGTGAACCTCGCGACGCCGAAGGGCATGGGCCACCCCGTCGAGGTGATGGACCTGAGTTTTGCCGTCCAGGCGCTCTCGGCCGAGTTCATCGCGAAGCACGGCCGTGAACTTGCTCCCGGCGTGCATGACGTTCCGTCCGCCATCGACGAGGCTGTTGCGCGGCTGAAACTCGCCTCGCTCGGCCTCTCGATCGACCGGCTGACGCCCGAGCAGGAGACCTATATGAGCAGCTGGACGATCGGGACGTAA
- a CDS encoding DNA-3-methyladenine glycosylase family protein, producing the protein MTTITLGPDQPFDLDLTLACGQAFRWEKAEGWWQGVADGRAVRIRQDENRLTFAGADAGFVRDYFRLDQDLPKILSSIDRDPAIGAAIRECRGLRLVRQTPWECLASYLCATNTNIPAVKRRVALMAERYGRPIDGPFGRAYAFPEPEALGAVPHADLWDCKLGYRTDYVCQAAAYATGHPDWAERVAALPFEEAREVLMQFKGVGPKAADCVLLFAFGFFEAFPVDVWIHRIVGETYLPDLAGRSCTPAEYERIRRFARDYFGEYAGYAQEYLYCARGPARRPQ; encoded by the coding sequence ATGACGACGATCACGCTTGGACCGGATCAGCCGTTCGACCTCGACCTGACGCTCGCCTGCGGGCAGGCCTTCCGCTGGGAGAAGGCGGAGGGGTGGTGGCAGGGCGTCGCCGACGGCCGGGCCGTCCGGATACGGCAGGACGAAAACCGGCTCACGTTTGCCGGGGCGGATGCGGGGTTCGTCCGCGACTACTTCCGGCTCGACCAGGATCTCCCAAAAATTCTCTCGTCGATCGACCGCGACCCGGCTATAGGCGCCGCGATCCGGGAGTGCCGCGGTCTCCGGCTCGTGCGACAAACGCCGTGGGAGTGCCTGGCTTCATACCTCTGCGCCACGAACACGAATATCCCGGCGGTGAAGCGGAGGGTCGCGCTGATGGCGGAGCGCTACGGGAGACCGATAGACGGACCCTTCGGCAGGGCGTATGCGTTCCCGGAGCCGGAGGCGCTCGGCGCAGTCCCCCACGCGGATCTATGGGATTGTAAACTCGGCTACCGGACGGATTACGTCTGCCAGGCAGCCGCATATGCAACAGGGCACCCGGACTGGGCGGAGCGGGTGGCCGCCCTCCCGTTCGAGGAGGCACGGGAGGTGCTGATGCAGTTCAAGGGTGTCGGGCCGAAGGCGGCGGACTGCGTGCTGCTCTTTGCGTTCGGGTTTTTTGAAGCGTTCCCGGTCGATGTCTGGATACACCGGATCGTGGGGGAGACGTATCTCCCCGACCTTGCCGGGAGGAGTTGCACTCCGGCGGAGTACGAGCGAATCCGGCGGTTTGCCCGGGACTACTTCGGGGAGTATGCCGGGTACGCGCAGGAGTACCTCTACTGCGCACGGGGCCCGGCACGTCGCCCGCAGTAA
- the endA gene encoding tRNA-intron lyase, which produces MLAVFDGTWVRLGSEGRTLYEQGGYGRLEGTGLRLSPEEALYLMERNKIDVKDFGFDTLLGLFAGQPNFVRRYLVYRDIRERGYVVQPGPQDFRVFRRGHKPGVGKSQYLIRVLSERDLVDFDRLSQDVLAAVNMRKQYLLAVVDDEDELTYYEVRVQDLPGVGGPAGCATPVEASLFGTYALAHLPPGTPLEEDWYGKRLDPERLLLRPVESIFLMRRECLSITRDGEPMTAEQFLDAAAQKDIEIREKERVFSDLREKGYIPRTGYKFGHHFRVYSGKKSHSEMLVHAVPSGTSTPMSGVSRSVRLAHSVKKKMLFACIYNTDIRYVEFARIKL; this is translated from the coding sequence GTGTTGGCGGTATTCGACGGAACCTGGGTGCGCCTCGGAAGCGAAGGACGCACGCTCTACGAGCAGGGCGGTTACGGGAGGCTGGAGGGAACCGGCCTTCGCCTCTCTCCCGAAGAGGCGCTCTACCTCATGGAGCGGAACAAGATCGACGTGAAGGACTTCGGCTTTGACACCCTGCTCGGTCTCTTTGCCGGTCAGCCGAACTTTGTCCGCAGGTATCTCGTCTACCGCGACATCCGCGAGCGGGGATACGTGGTCCAGCCCGGCCCGCAGGACTTCCGCGTCTTCCGCCGCGGCCACAAGCCCGGGGTCGGAAAGTCCCAGTACCTGATCCGGGTCCTCTCCGAGCGGGACCTCGTCGACTTCGACCGGCTGAGCCAGGACGTGCTCGCCGCGGTCAACATGCGCAAACAGTACCTCCTCGCGGTCGTGGACGACGAGGACGAGCTGACCTACTACGAGGTGCGGGTGCAGGACCTTCCCGGGGTAGGGGGGCCGGCAGGGTGCGCAACGCCGGTAGAGGCCTCTCTCTTCGGCACCTATGCGCTCGCCCACCTGCCGCCGGGAACCCCGCTTGAGGAGGACTGGTATGGCAAACGTCTCGATCCCGAGCGCCTGCTCCTCCGCCCGGTCGAATCGATCTTTCTCATGCGCAGGGAGTGCCTTTCGATCACGCGGGACGGCGAACCGATGACCGCAGAGCAGTTCCTCGATGCAGCGGCACAGAAGGATATCGAGATCCGGGAGAAAGAGCGTGTCTTCTCCGACCTCCGGGAGAAGGGTTACATCCCCCGGACCGGGTACAAGTTCGGCCACCACTTCCGCGTCTACTCCGGGAAGAAGAGCCACTCCGAGATGCTCGTCCACGCAGTTCCGTCCGGGACCTCCACGCCGATGAGCGGCGTCTCCCGCTCGGTCCGGCTTGCTCACAGCGTCAAAAAGAAGATGTTGTTTGCCTGCATATACAATACCGATATCAGATACGTCGAATTCGCCCGAATAAAACTGTGA
- a CDS encoding ABC transporter ATP-binding protein, translating into MLSVHAVRQLRDFVLDVTLSVGQGETLVLVGENGAGKSTVMNLISGILTPDRGEIALGERTLFSSEERIDVPAESRKIGHLFQSYALFPHMSVFENVAFGLQCRKVPRPEIADAVGEQLAAMHLVDLADVNVGRLSGGQRQRVALARALVLDPDLLLLDEPLAAVDMRAQRAMRSELRDRIRNAGIPCIVVTHNLRDALELGDRLCLIEEGRVAVEGAPEEVLAMRDNGFIASFAGPGFPSDFIPRAPITGHSQGVPDSRPL; encoded by the coding sequence ATGCTCTCCGTCCACGCCGTCCGGCAGCTCCGCGATTTCGTCCTCGACGTCACGCTCTCGGTCGGGCAGGGGGAGACCCTCGTCCTTGTCGGTGAGAACGGGGCGGGCAAGTCCACCGTAATGAACCTGATCTCCGGCATCCTCACCCCCGACCGCGGCGAGATCGCGCTCGGGGAGAGGACGCTCTTTTCGAGCGAGGAGCGGATCGACGTCCCTGCCGAAAGCCGGAAGATCGGCCATCTCTTCCAGTCCTATGCCCTCTTCCCGCACATGAGCGTCTTCGAGAACGTGGCGTTCGGCCTCCAATGCCGGAAGGTCCCGCGGCCGGAGATAGCCGACGCCGTGGGGGAGCAGCTCGCGGCGATGCACCTCGTCGACCTCGCGGACGTCAACGTCGGCAGGCTCTCGGGCGGGCAGCGGCAGCGAGTGGCCCTCGCCCGGGCGCTGGTGCTCGACCCGGACCTCCTCCTCCTCGACGAACCGCTCGCCGCCGTCGATATGCGGGCTCAAAGAGCGATGCGAAGCGAGCTCCGCGACCGGATCCGGAACGCCGGCATCCCCTGCATCGTCGTCACCCACAACCTCCGCGACGCCCTTGAACTCGGGGACCGCCTCTGCCTCATCGAGGAGGGGAGGGTGGCGGTCGAGGGTGCGCCGGAGGAGGTGCTTGCGATGCGGGATAACGGGTTTATCGCGAGTTTTGCCGGGCCGGGGTTTCCGAGCGACTTTATACCCCGGGCGCCCATTACAGGTCATAGCCAGGGGGTGCCGGACTCCCGGCCCCTCTGA
- a CDS encoding tryptophan--tRNA ligase — MHSEVNPWSNNQTVDVDRLFAEFGIEPIGEVARRLPEVPPFMRRGIVVGHRDYHLVVDAIRNKTPFHVLTGFMPSGLPHLGHLMVMKEVVWHVRQGGNGYVAIADREAHAVRGISWEKCREYGKEYLKALYALGFQGTTYYQSKNDRLKDLAFEASTKVNFSDLSAIYGFGPETSLSHAMSVITQVADILFPQLDAGPAPTIVPVGLDQDPHLRLTRDVAYKLRMFTVEDRGDHVSIRSKNAPEAALEAVHHAFPGSKKYAGHVDVRGLPLDRVEDAVRKIEIAHGGFGFYRPSSTYHIFMPGLQGGKMSSSVPESSFGFYESDKSVRKKVMAALTGGRMTLEEQKRLGGEPDACSVYLLNLFHMLEDEVELADLRRRCESGELTCGQCKKETLERVQAFLADLRDRMDAVEHLAEEV; from the coding sequence ATGCATTCCGAAGTGAACCCGTGGTCGAATAACCAGACCGTCGATGTGGATCGACTCTTTGCCGAGTTCGGCATCGAGCCGATCGGTGAGGTCGCACGAAGGCTTCCCGAGGTACCGCCGTTTATGCGCAGAGGTATCGTCGTCGGACACCGGGACTACCACCTGGTCGTCGATGCCATCCGGAACAAAACCCCGTTTCACGTGCTGACCGGGTTCATGCCTTCAGGCCTCCCGCACCTCGGGCACCTGATGGTCATGAAGGAGGTGGTCTGGCACGTCCGGCAGGGTGGAAACGGTTATGTCGCCATCGCCGACCGGGAGGCGCACGCTGTCCGCGGCATCTCGTGGGAGAAGTGCCGCGAGTACGGGAAGGAGTACCTCAAGGCCCTGTATGCCCTCGGCTTTCAGGGCACGACCTACTACCAGAGCAAAAACGACCGCTTGAAGGATCTCGCGTTCGAGGCATCCACGAAGGTGAACTTCTCGGATCTGTCGGCGATCTACGGGTTCGGACCCGAGACCTCGCTCTCCCACGCCATGAGCGTCATCACCCAGGTGGCCGATATCCTCTTCCCGCAGCTCGACGCCGGCCCGGCCCCGACGATCGTCCCGGTCGGTCTCGACCAGGACCCGCACCTCCGGCTCACCCGGGACGTGGCCTACAAACTCAGGATGTTCACGGTCGAGGACCGCGGCGATCACGTCAGTATCCGGTCGAAGAACGCTCCCGAGGCAGCTCTCGAGGCCGTGCACCATGCATTCCCCGGCTCGAAGAAGTACGCGGGCCACGTGGACGTCAGGGGCCTTCCGCTGGACCGGGTCGAGGACGCCGTCCGCAAGATCGAGATCGCCCACGGGGGGTTCGGGTTCTACCGCCCCTCGTCGACCTACCACATCTTCATGCCCGGGCTCCAGGGCGGAAAGATGTCGAGCAGCGTGCCTGAGAGTTCGTTCGGGTTCTACGAGTCCGACAAGTCGGTCAGGAAGAAGGTCATGGCGGCGCTGACCGGCGGGCGGATGACGCTCGAGGAGCAAAAGCGTCTCGGCGGCGAGCCGGACGCCTGTTCGGTCTACCTCTTGAACCTCTTCCACATGCTCGAGGATGAGGTGGAACTTGCCGACCTCCGGCGGCGGTGCGAGAGCGGCGAACTCACCTGCGGGCAGTGCAAGAAAGAGACGCTGGAGCGCGTGCAGGCGTTCCTCGCGGACCTGCGGGACAGGATGGATGCGGTCGAACACCTTGCAGAGGAGGTATGA
- the modA gene encoding molybdate ABC transporter substrate-binding protein, producing MKASTPATFVAVSILIVAGLLVAGCTTAQQAPEQTTLTVFTAASLTGAFTDIGKAYEAQNADVKVDLVFDGSQALRTQIEQGASPDIFVSASTKHMQALQDGGFMDNDTVAVFLGNSMALIVPVDNPAGITGLADLAKPGTKIVIGTKDVPFGAYTRQVLDKLAADPAYGEAYREAVMKNVISEETAVSSVVPKLALGEADAAFVYKSDVSKDDLDKVTRIEVPAEYNVMATYPLGILAESSQKAEAESFIAFVRGPDGSAILTEYGFDPIPA from the coding sequence ATGAAAGCATCAACCCCGGCAACCTTTGTTGCCGTAAGTATTCTGATCGTTGCCGGTCTCCTGGTCGCGGGATGCACGACCGCCCAGCAGGCACCCGAGCAGACAACCCTGACTGTCTTTACGGCCGCGTCGCTCACGGGAGCCTTCACGGATATCGGCAAAGCCTATGAAGCACAGAACGCGGACGTCAAAGTCGACCTGGTCTTCGACGGTTCGCAGGCCCTCCGCACCCAGATCGAGCAGGGGGCGAGCCCCGATATCTTCGTCTCCGCGAGCACAAAGCACATGCAGGCCCTCCAGGACGGCGGGTTCATGGATAACGACACCGTGGCGGTGTTCCTCGGGAACAGCATGGCCCTGATCGTCCCGGTCGATAACCCGGCCGGGATCACCGGTCTTGCCGACCTGGCGAAACCGGGCACAAAGATCGTCATCGGCACCAAAGACGTTCCCTTCGGGGCCTACACCCGGCAGGTGCTCGACAAACTGGCTGCCGATCCCGCGTACGGCGAGGCATACCGGGAGGCGGTGATGAAGAACGTCATCTCCGAGGAGACGGCGGTGAGCTCCGTGGTGCCCAAACTGGCGCTCGGGGAGGCTGACGCGGCGTTCGTCTACAAGTCGGACGTCTCCAAAGACGACCTGGACAAAGTGACGCGGATCGAGGTTCCGGCGGAGTACAACGTCATGGCCACCTACCCGCTCGGTATCCTTGCGGAGTCGTCGCAGAAGGCCGAGGCAGAGTCGTTCATAGCATTCGTCCGGGGCCCGGACGGCAGTGCCATCCTGACGGAATATGGATTTGATCCGATCCCTGCCTGA
- a CDS encoding phenylalanine--tRNA ligase subunit alpha, translating into MELTLNEKKLLVVLGSVGSADAAALAEKMDARPEAVVQYANLAGERGLVDVAKHVSRRYTPTEEGRAYMGKGLPERQLLESFEETIPMQDLQSHPLAKIAVGWMRKKGWIAIRDGIVQKTGNAAFGPDEAAFARLGESDAVEDGEGVPDLARRGLVQEEENVAYTVSITPRGRELLAEGLDLQEEVGTLTREQILSGAWKDLPLRRYDVTKLPKRAYPGKVHPYQRLIDEMRRILLDMGFTEMAGGIVQSSFWNFDALFQPQDHPAREMQDTFFLGERWPLPAGYERVRDMHEHGGETSSTGWGGAWSAAKAEQCVLRTHTTSLSIQHLAQHPKPPVKAFCIGRVYRREAIDPTHLAEFEQLEGIVMDEGVNFRHLLGFLKEFYGKMGFEKVRFRPGYFPYTEPSVEPEVYVDGLGWVELGGAGIFRQEVTAPFGIEHPVLAWGLGISRVAMLRLGLRDLRQLYRSDVEWIRETPTYGGRR; encoded by the coding sequence GTGGAACTGACGCTGAACGAGAAGAAACTCCTGGTTGTTCTGGGATCGGTAGGGTCGGCCGACGCGGCCGCCCTTGCGGAGAAGATGGATGCCCGCCCGGAAGCGGTGGTGCAGTATGCGAACCTCGCCGGCGAGCGGGGGCTTGTGGACGTGGCAAAGCACGTCTCCCGGCGGTATACCCCGACGGAAGAAGGGCGGGCCTACATGGGGAAGGGCCTTCCCGAGCGGCAGTTGCTCGAGAGTTTTGAGGAGACGATCCCGATGCAGGACCTTCAATCCCACCCGCTCGCGAAGATCGCCGTCGGCTGGATGCGGAAGAAAGGCTGGATCGCCATCCGGGACGGGATCGTGCAGAAGACCGGCAACGCCGCTTTCGGACCCGACGAAGCCGCGTTTGCCCGGCTCGGCGAGAGCGATGCGGTCGAGGACGGTGAAGGAGTCCCCGACCTCGCGAGACGCGGGCTCGTGCAGGAGGAAGAGAACGTCGCCTACACCGTCTCGATCACGCCCCGCGGCCGCGAACTTCTCGCCGAAGGGCTCGACCTGCAGGAGGAGGTAGGCACGCTCACCCGCGAGCAGATCCTCTCCGGTGCATGGAAGGACCTCCCTCTCCGGCGCTACGACGTCACGAAGCTCCCGAAGCGCGCCTATCCGGGGAAGGTCCACCCCTACCAGCGCCTCATCGACGAGATGCGCCGCATCCTCCTCGACATGGGGTTTACGGAGATGGCAGGCGGGATCGTGCAGAGTTCGTTCTGGAACTTCGACGCCCTCTTCCAGCCGCAGGATCACCCGGCGCGGGAGATGCAGGACACCTTCTTCCTCGGAGAGCGCTGGCCGCTCCCGGCAGGATACGAACGCGTCCGCGACATGCACGAGCATGGCGGCGAGACCTCTTCCACCGGATGGGGAGGCGCCTGGAGCGCCGCAAAGGCGGAGCAGTGCGTGCTCCGGACCCACACGACGAGCCTCTCCATCCAGCACCTGGCACAGCACCCCAAACCACCGGTGAAGGCGTTCTGCATCGGCAGGGTCTACCGGCGGGAGGCGATCGACCCCACCCACCTCGCGGAGTTCGAGCAGCTCGAAGGCATCGTCATGGACGAAGGCGTCAACTTCCGCCACCTCCTCGGGTTCTTAAAAGAATTCTACGGGAAAATGGGCTTTGAGAAGGTCCGGTTCCGTCCCGGCTACTTCCCCTACACGGAGCCCTCCGTGGAGCCGGAGGTCTACGTCGATGGGCTCGGCTGGGTTGAACTCGGCGGAGCGGGCATCTTCCGGCAGGAGGTGACCGCGCCGTTCGGCATCGAGCATCCGGTGCTCGCGTGGGGCCTCGGGATCAGCCGGGTGGCGATGCTCCGGCTCGGCCTCCGGGATCTCCGGCAGCTCTACCGGAGCGACGTCGAATGGATCCGGGAGACGCCCACCTACGGCGGGAGGCGGTGA